Within Portunus trituberculatus isolate SZX2019 chromosome 18, ASM1759143v1, whole genome shotgun sequence, the genomic segment ATAGTGCTAGAACCAATTTCTCCTCTCAGAGTTGTTATCTATCTATAGTTTGATGCTCATGAAATTGCTCTGTAGGCtgaattttctatctttttgtaGTTTGCTTATTTCTTGTTTGGTGTACCCATGCATACTAGATCCATACAACACTGAGGGTATGTAGTACCACACTTTTCAATACATTTTGTCAATTGaaattttgttgctttttgAGGGGAATTTTCTTTTTGAGGTTTGAAACAATGTATCTTATTTGTTACTGTTATGCCAAAATATTTCATGTCACTGGCTACTTTGATACCATTAATCTTCaatttgtattttgttgttggAAATTAGAATAttacttttgtctttatttatctttagtcTTCTTGTGTGGCTGAGGTCTGCCAAGTCATGAATCATCTTacccatttcttcctctgttcttgAGATCAACAATCCATCATCAGCAAAGAACAGTGGACTTCATGAAAAGAATTAATCTTTAAAACATCCCGCCTTTTTAATTCATCTATTATAGTGTATATATCTTAATCTTAATAAGTTAAccattactctcaatcattcatgcatTTCTCTGACTCAATGCCCATCATATTCAGGATCCACTACTGCTAATCATTCATTATAACAGCTTTTCACTACATACAGTCAAGTCATGCCTCTTGTCACAACCTACCAATCATTGAATGTGAGGCTTGTTCCATAGGTTGAAAGGATTTACTGTTATGATGCTTTTTCACAATAGAGATGATTATAAAAACAAGATTTACTGTATTTACTTGTTGAATTTTATTGCATTATGATTTAGGAAACAGTTTGTTAATCATGGTTTTCTTTACAGGCTTTTTAATCTTACATGAATTACTATGGCTGAGATTGTCACTGAAGCCCTCAGTGTAAGTGACAAGTGGCATCTAAGAAGTGTTGATCTGATCTCAACTCTACAACATCAGTAAGTAATACAGATTTAGAGATTCTAATATGTATGCCATTACTTTGAttctttgctttgtttatttttatttttatttttttccagtgtaaAACAATGTGAAACAAGTTCACAGCATAATTATGAACAACAGCACTGACTGTGATGGAATATCTCTTTTTAGTAGATATACATTTACTTTTACTCAGTAAAATCTTTATACTGTTACCTGAACTTGCAACAAAatttaatgtcatattcttattGACAGTTAAAATGTTCAGATTgtcattgacttttttttatgaaataatCAAATGCATGTAGTACAAgctatattattttttaccaGTTGTAGTAGATAATAGTACTCACTTAAGATGTTATAAACTTTTATATGTAACTGTATCTCAATTTTCTGTCGAACTTAAGAATAATGTAAAACCTGAGGTAGCTAGTAACAATTTGTACTGAAGTGTATCCATAATTCTGTAACATgataatatatagaaaaaaaaatgttaattattATGTGGTAAAATTTTTTCCTCATCTGCATCTTCATTTGTGCAACTTCCTCATATCATAAATACACTGCCACTTACCTTGAACATTAAAGTTTTCTGCTTTTGTTGCTTTCATGGTTTGCTATATATGTTAAAGCAGTGGCATTAAGCTAACCAATGGAACCAACTGAGGAATAAAATTGCAAGATCAACACTGATATAGAGGTTTGTCAAAGATGTTAGAAAATATTAATTGTCAATACTACATGCATAGAATAGACTGTGTGTGTAGAACTATAATTCTTTTTCTGACTATTTGTTACTTACTTGATtcattgttcatttatttcattttgataCCATATATTTTCATAGTAAACATAATGGAGAGGGCATTATTGTCAGCATTTGGTTCTAGTTGCCACTATATGGTTAACATATAGAAAAGGTTTATTCTAATATTCATGATACAAAGCATGTCACCCATCAGTGGTATTTAATGGTTGTGACAATAAAGAGTAAGTGAATTTTTATTATGAACTGTACTGTGACTAAACTCATTTCAGTCTGAAACCCTATGAATCATGGGTAGTTCAAGCCTCAGTATTGGGGGACAACAGGGAGGCTTTCacattcttcttccctcttcttgctGGCCTGCATAATGAACTAGGAGCACGTACCCTTTGGGCAGCCATACTTGTAGAGTGGTCCAATTTGCTGTTGAAATGGTGAGCATCTACTAGGATTAGTCATATACCTCATAGAACTTTAAATTCTTGTCATATtaatgttaatttgtattttattgttttattttattattatttatattattattattattattattattattattattattattattataagatgTAACATTGTGCATGTAAACCTTACTCCCACTTTAAGTTCACAAGAGAGATTTCAGATCTTCATCCTCAGCAAAAATTTTGTCTCAAAATTTTTAGCTGAAAATGATTATGATATGTATATTCCGTGCTTAAAGAAAACACATTATAGACATGTTTTGTGTTAATATGAGCAGTGTGAAGATAATAATACCTAGcttttaaaaaatatttttacttctaaaagtttagaaagaaagaaaattacattTTACTGAGTGTTGTAAAGTTTCTCTATAGGCACACATTTTTACATCTACAGTACATTTTATATTCAAGATTCTTTATTTGTTAGAAATTCTTAATCTCagattttttatattctttttctcggGTCCAAACATTAACTTCATAATGTGTAATGATACTAAAATAAGACTGACAAATATGAACTAGGGGTTCTAAATACTTATTGCAATGACTTTTTGGCAATAATTGTTGCTAAATACTAGTGATTTTATACTAAAATTCTGAATATATTCACATCTACATCTCATTCTGTGAGATACAATTTGATAATCCCTATATGCATCCATATCTGGTATACAGTGGAAACTGATATTTGCATTTTCCACATCTGCAAAATATGTACGTATGACATCTGCATGCACATCCACATCTGTACCTCTCAGAATTCTGACATCTAACACATCTCTACTTTGAAGTACTGTTTATGTACAGAATGTGATTAGAGTTGATTGAAAATTGATACTATGGGCTTTCTTATTTGTTAACAGGATGTTTGTTGGGGATCGGCCTTATTGGTGGATTGGTGAAACTTCTTTGTACACTGATGAAACTCGTCCACAGCTACGAAAGTTTCCCAATACATGCGAAGCTGGTCCAGGCACCCCATCAGGCCACCTCATGATGAATGTAGCTATGTTTTATGTGATCACAAGAGGTATATCTTCCGAGTTTATATGGAAGTGGAAAAGTATAAGGTAGGCAGAGATAGCATAATGATTTTGCTTGTTTTAGTTAGAAGCTGGTGATtagttattatttcttatcagATGTTGTTTGGAGACATTTGTAAGCTATATATTTTCTATCACAACTTTGTATTTAGAGCATGGAGAACATCATTTGAAAAGGATTTTAATAGGTAGCATGAAGTAGtcagaagatagaagaaaaagaagaataggccTTGAATCAACCAAGGTAgaatttttagcaaaggtttgagtgAAGAATTTAACTTTAGAAATAGATGAGATGGTAGTACTGCCATCagattgaaataaaggaggaaaagatgaagtaaaattgttgattttttttggcTTGTTGCCAGTGTTGAATGTCAAAAGATTTTGACACTTTCTATTAATAAAGAATTTTTTGGTTAATTGGATAGCAGATTTACTATGACtttgggcagaaatataaagtgcatgagatttagGTGATAGAAAGTTAGTTGAAATGTCTTCTGTGGGCTGCCTCTCTATCATTTGTAGTATGAAAACAGGCTGTGCTtaggttaaaagaaaaagtaagaagcaTAGTCTTCCATGGTAGATGCTATATCATGAGATTTCACAAATTTATGCAATCATCCTCTGAATACTACTTAAACATCTCTTCTGTATTTTGCTTGTAGTATATGagttgggtttttttttatttttgttttttcatgaccACTAAACTAGTATTAAcatgtattattttcttcattgtaaACTCTGTTTAAGCAGTACAAGGATAATTTATAAAGTAGTTTTACTATATACAGTGCTATTCTATTTTTACTGCTTTTTAAGATCCCATTGTAACTTTCCAAAGAATAagcagttatttattttttttttattcaaggtGATAATTTCCTCTGCAGTTTTATTTAAGGTGGCTCACAGATGCACCATTATGATTAAGCTTCTCTAATATATCTTCTAGCTGCTTTGTCAATAATGATAGAGGCCTTGTTTTTCCCTCACATATTATTCTGATCCCTCTAGCTCTTTTGACATAATCACAACATttggagtaaaaaaaattgccaaAAAATAGAGGAATTACAAATGTGTATGTATACCTCAGTAGTTTTATTcaactttattaattttcactgtgctttgtttttttttttttttttttttctcattaagtGTTTCATATATTCAAGGAAGTCTTCTGATAAATCTGTCTCAAGAATGATTTATCTTTCAGCAATTGTAAGAAAACTGTGGTAGTTGCTTCCCTGTACTTCATCTATTTCCTGTGGATAGGAGTGATTTGTGTCTCAAGGCTTTACATACAAGCTCATTTTATTCATCAAAACATCTTAGGAATATTTATGGGTAAGTTTTCTTGCCAGATAATGAGTACATATTTATGGTATACACTTCTGTAAAAGTACATGTGAGTTATgagttatgtattttttatcttatgAATTTTTTTAGGATTCAGTGTCAATAAGAGATTTTATGTTCTCATTTGGTAATCCAGAGATTGGAAAGCAAAC encodes:
- the LOC123505685 gene encoding glucose-6-phosphatase 2-like, producing MAEIVTEALSVSDKWHLRSVDLISTLQHHLKPYESWVVQASVLGDNREAFTFFFPLLAGLHNELGARTLWAAILVEWSNLLLKWMFVGDRPYWWIGETSLYTDETRPQLRKFPNTCEAGPGTPSGHLMMNVAMFYVITRGISSEFIWKWKSISNCKKTVVVASLYFIYFLWIGVICVSRLYIQAHFIHQNILGIFMGLLVGNFAWNSPGIVRYSKLKAVLTAAFLITSAVSIYMLLLSKGMDPLWTLPLALKHCARVEYVRIDTQPFFLMTRFTGTALGLGLGLSSEKRLIVLNSPRNIIRTILTMKAGVILGRVASLIQASFPADDLVLFLILSLSLSIALPFIIIALLPHFLLTMYYGS